The Enterobacter asburiae genomic sequence TTTGGGCTTGACGCCGCAGTCCGTCAACATCTTTGGTGGATATAAAGTGCAGGGCCGCGGCGATGCAGCCCAGACGCTGCTGGATGATGCTCTGGCGCTGGAAGCCGCAGGTGCACAGCTGCTGGTGCTGGAGTGCGTGCCGGTTGAGCTGGCGAAGCGTATTACTGAAGCCCTGTCCATTCCGGTGATTGGTATCGGTGCAGGCAACGTGACCGACGGTCAGATTCTGGTGATGCACGACGCCTTTGGCATCACCGGCGGGCATATTCCGAAGTTTGCCAAAAATTTCCTCACCGAAGCGGGCGACATGCGCGCTGCGGTCAGGCAGTATATTGCCGACGTTGAATCCGGTGTTTACCCGGGTGAAGAACACAGTTTCCATTAAGGAGTCTCGTTGTGCTAATCATTGAAACCCTGCCGCTGCTGCGCCAGCATATCCGCCGCGCGCGTCAGGAAGGTAAACGTATCGCACTGGTCCCGACCATGGGCAACCTGCATGACGGCCATATGAAGCTGGTTGACGAAGCAAGAGCCCGTGCAGATATCGTGGTGGTCAGTATCTTCGTTAACCCAATGCAGTTTGACCGCGCCGACGATCTGGCACGCTATCCGCGCACCCTGCAGGAAGATTGCGAGAAGCTCAAAAAACGCCATGCGGATATTGTCTTCTCTCCGGCACCGGCGGATGTCTATCCTCAGGGTACCGATGAGGCCACTTACGTTGACGTACCGGGCATTTCCACCATGCTGGAAGGCGCAAGCCGCCCGGGTCATTTCCGCGGCGTATCGACCATCGTCAGCAAGCTGTTCAACCTGGTGCAGCCGGACGTTGCCTGCTTCGGTGAGAAAGATTTCCAGCAGCTGGCGCTGATCCGCAAGATGGTTGCGGACATGGGTTACGATATCGAGATTGTCGGCGTACCGATTGTACGCGCGAAAGACGGTCTGGCGCTCAGCTCGCGAAATGGCTACCTGACCGCGGACCAGCGTAAAATCGCGCCGGGCTTAAGCAAGGTCATGAACACCATGGCAGAACAGCTGCTGGCGAAAGAGTTAACGGCCGAAGAGATTATTGCTCTGGCTGAACAGGCGCTGAACGATAAAGGCTTCCGCGCTGATGATATTCAAATTCGCGATGCCGACACGCTTCTGGAGCTTACACAGACCAGCAAACGTGCGGTGATTCTGGTGGCGGCATGGCTTGGTCAGGCCCGCCTAATCGACAACAAAGTGGTTGAACTGGCGTAGGTTTCTCTACCCGGAAGATGAAAGGTAAACGTAATGATTCGCAAAATGCTGCAAGGTAAGCTTCACCGTGTGAAAGTCACCCAGGCCGACCTGCACTATGAAGGCTCCTGCGCCATCGACCAGGATTTCCTTGATGCTGCGGGCATCCTTGAAAACGAAGCGATTGATATCTGGAACGTTAACAACGGCAAACGTTTCTCAACCTACGCCATCGCCGCCGAGCGCGGGTCTAAAATCATCTCCGTTAACGGCGCGGCAGCGCACTGCGCGGACGTGGGCGATATAGTGATTATTGCCAGCTTCGTGATGATGTCTGATGAAGAAGCACGCCGCTGGCAGCCGAAAGTTGCCTACTTTGAAGGCGACAACGACATGAAACGTACCGCGAAGGCGATTCCGGTTCAGGTTGCTTAAGCACTATCCCTGCGGCTGATTGCTGATCAGCCGCGACATTGTCTCCAGCGAATCCGTTCTTAAGATGTACAGGCGTTTCAGTAAGAATGGATTATCCCCCGGCTTCACCTTCCCTTTCACCGTCGTCACCGCCAGATGAAAACCGGCATCATTCGCCGCCTTTATCGCTTTATTGTCGTAGCCGCCAAACGGATAGGAAAGATAGAGCACGCGTGGATTAAACTGCGCCAACGCGCGACGCGAGCGTTCAAAATCAAACAAAATCACGTGATAGCTGCGGCTCAGTAAAATCGGGTGTTTATACCCGTCTACGCGGTGCAGGAAGTGGGTGTGAGACTGAATATCGAACACATCCTGAATCCCCTTAATCTCCTGCACGCTCATAAACTGCAGCGATTTTGGATCCCACTTCTGCGGATGGCCTTTTATACGGGAAGAGATAATAAACGCGGTAGCCTTGAAGCCGTACTCTTTCAGCACAGGATAGGCATAGCGGCTGACGGATTTCAGGCCGTCGTCAAAGGTAATCACCACCGATTTTGCAGGCAGGTTCATTTTGTTACGCACGTACCCTTCAAGCTGGTACATCGTCAGGGTGGTATAACCCTGATCGCGTAACCAGGCCATCTGGTTGTTGAACGCACGTACGCTGGTGGTCGTGGACGTATGTCGAAAACGGGTGTTCTCTTCATCACGCAGAATATGATGGTAGGTCAGAATCGGAAGCCCATTATCTTCCTGCGCATCCAGGCTGCTGATCCACGCCAGACGATTGCCGATGCGGATCTGGAACCAGGTCTGATTCAGACGGTCTTTCAGTTTATTCAGTATCGGATAGCGCAGATTGGCGCTTAACGTGCCGAAAGGCGCGCTGCCGCTCGACGGCGCGTTATACACCGGCGTGTCTTTCCAGGTAATGAGGTTCTGATTGCTCAGGGGCTTATTGAGATCCCCGAGGCTGTCCTCGACGCGCTGTTTCCCCTGAACCGGCTCCAGGTGCCCCTTGTCGATAAACCCCGTGCCAAAACCGAAGCGAAATTCGTAGTAGTCCGCCGCCGCGGGCACAACGGCCAGGATCTGCCCGGCGCGCACGTTACCGACGTTGATCACGCTGTTCCCCACCTGCGCCCAGATCGCCGCGTCTTCGGTGGTTTGCATGTACTGGGCAGGCAGCGTTTGCTGACTGAGTAAACTGGCTGAGCTGACGCCGGAAATGAGCATCAATAGCAAGAAAAGAATGCGCGGTAGCATGGTGTCTTAATCGGTGCGGAAAACTGCCGCTATTGTAACAAATGAGACATCAATACCAACGTTTAATTCTTATACAAATCGTGGAGCAGGACGAAAGGAGGATTTTTTTGCTGCTGATGCCACAAGCTGCTGACGCCCGGAACGCCCTGCGCCACGATGGCCTGGCGAAACTCAGCGCTGCTTAAGGATCCACGCTGCGGATACATTAAGGCCAGCAGGGAGAGGTTAATACCCGAGATCACTTCACAGCACGCGTGCTTATGGCTCAGCAACGCGGCTGCGCGGTAAGGCGCCGCGCCCGATTTATCGGTAAGAAAAATCACGCCATCGCCGGTGTCGGTTTCATGCAGGGCATCGCACATCATGCGGCTCAGCATGTTGGTGCTCAACCCGCGCCAGTAGTTTACCGCCCGGCACTGCACCAGCGGGCCAAATCTGGCTTCAAGCTTATCCAGCATTTCCTGCGCCTGTTCATCGTGGCAGGTGATAACCCATCCCAGCATAACTCCCTCCTTAGCAGGCAAGTAGTTTAGCGGAGTGAAGGTTAGCTTACGGTGATAACTGTCAAAGAAAGTGCCCGGCAAACAGAACGTCACCGGGCAAAAGATTAGCTGCGCAGCCCGCGTCCGCGCTGGATAAGCGACCAGCAGAGCAGGTAGAAGGCGATGATAAACACCACCAGCACAGCCACCGTGGTAAACAGCGGCACATCGCTGATGCCGAGGAAGCCAAAGCGGAACCCGCTGATCATGTAGACAATCGGGTTCAGGTGCGACAGCGCCTGCCAGAACGGTGGCAGCAGCGTCAGGGAGTAGAACACCCCGCCGAGATAGGTCAGCGGCGTCAGCACGAAGGTCGGGATCAGGCTGATGTCGTCAAACGTTTTGGCGAACACGGCGTTCAGCAGACCGGCCAGCGAGAAGAGGATCGCCGTCAGGAGCAGCGTCAGCGCGACAAAGAGCCACGAGTGGACCTGGAACGGCACAAAGAACAGCGAAATCGCCGTGACCAGGATCCCCACGCACAGCCCGCGCGCCACGCCGCCGCCGACATAACCCGCGATAATGACGTGCGTCGGCACCGGCGCGACCAGCAGCTCTTCAATATTGCGCTGGAACTTGGCGCTGAAGAATGACGACGCCACGTTGGCGTAGGCATTAGTGATCACCGCCATCATGATCAGGCCCGGCACGATAAACTGCATATAGGTAAAGCCGTGCATCTCACCAATTCGGGAACCAATCAGGTTACCGAAGATAATGAAATAGAGCGTCATCGTGATAACTGGCGGCACCAGGGTTTGCACCCAGATACGCATAAAGCGGTTAATCTCTTTCGCCCAGATACTTTTCAGCGCGACCCAGTAAAGATGCGTCATGCCTTGTCTCCTTGTTTGTCATGTACCAGAGAGACAAACAGCTCTTCCAGTCGGTTCGCTTTGTTACGCATACTTAAGACCTGAATCCCCTGCGCGCTCAGCTGTGAGAACACGCTGTTAATCCCCTGCTCGCGCAGCACTTCCACTTCCAGCGTCGAGGTATCCACCAGACGATAGTTGTAACCTTCAAGTTTTGGCAGCGCGCTTTTCGCCGCCAGATCGAGAATGAAGGTTTCGGATTTCAGCTTGGAGAGCAGATTCTTCATCGAGGTGTTTTCCACCAGCTCGCCGTGCTGAATGATGCCGATGTTGCGGCACAGCATTTCAGCCTCTTCCAGGTAGTGGGTGGTCAGAATAATGGTGGTACCTTTGTCGTTGAGATCTTTCAGGAAGCCCCACATGGAACGACGAAGTTCGATATCGACACCCGCAGTCGGCTCATCGAGGATCAGCAGCTTTGGCTCGTGCATCAGCGCACGGGCGATCATCAGGCGGCGCTTCATCCCGCCGGACAACATGCGCGCGCGTTCGTTACGCTTTTCCCACAGATCGAGCTGCTTAAGGTATTTTTCGCTACGCTCCAGGGCCTCTTTACGCTCAACGCCGTAATAGCCCGCCTGGTTAACCACGATCTGCTGCACCGTCTCGAACGGGTTGAAGTTGAACTCCTGCGGTACCAGCCCCAGCTGGCGTTTGGCGTTCACCACATCTTTTTGCAGGTCGTACCCAAAGACGCTCACCCGGCCGGACGTTTTATTGACCAGCGAGCTGATAATCCCAATGGTGGTCGATTTCCCCGCCCCGTTCGGCCCCAGAAGCGCGTAAAAATCACCGGCCTCTACTTTAAGATCTATTCCGCGTAGCGCCTGAACGCCACCCGGATAGGTTTTTTTAAGCTGCTCAAGCTCCAGTGCAATTGCCATGAAATTAACTTACCTTCAGTTCTTACACACGTTGTGTGGTTTCATTAAAAGTCGGGTTACCCTATAGTAGCGCAACGCAATAACTCGGTTACAGGTCGCTAACCTCCATGAACAACATAGATACACTCATCAGCAACAATGCACTATGGTCAAAAATGCTGGTGGAGGAAGACCCCGGATTTTTTGGAAAACTCGCGCAGGCGCAGAACCCACGCTTTCTCTGGATTGGATGTTCCGACAGCCGCGTACCGGCGGAGCGCCTGACCGGCCTTGAACCCGGCGAACTGTTTGTTCACCGCAATGTCGCCAATCTCGTGATTCACACCGATCTCAACTGTCTTTCTGTTGTTCAGTATGCCGTGGACGTTCTGCAAGTCGAGCACATCATCATTTGCGGCCATTATGGCTGCGGCGGCGTGCAGGCGGCGGTTGAAAACACGGAGCTGGGGCTCATTGATAACTGGCTACTGCACATCCGCGATATCTGGTTCAAACATAGCTCACTGCTGGGCGAAATGCCGCAGGAGCGTCGCATGGATACCCTATGCGAACTCAACGTGATGGAGCAGGTGTATAACCTGGGCCACTCAACGATCATGCAATCAGCGTGGAAACGCGGGCAGAAGGTTTCTATCCACGGCTGGGCGTACGGTATTCACGATGGCCTGCTGCGCAATCTGGAAGTGACCGCCACCAACCGCGAAACGCTGGAGCAGCGCTACCGTTCGGGGATTGCCAACCTTCAGCTTAAGCATGTGAACCATAAATAAAGCCGGGGATGTTCTCCCTCTCCCTGTGGGAGAGGGCCGGGGCGAGGGCATCAGCCCGCCATTACTCGTCCAGCAATACCACTTTCCCAACATACGGCAGATGACGATAACGCTGCGCGTAGTCAATGCCGTAACCGACGACGAATTCGTCCGGAATCGAGAAGCCCACGAACTCTACCGGCACCTGCACTTCACGACGGTCAGGTTTATCCAGCAGCGTACAAATCGCCAGAGATTTTGGTTCACGCAGGCTCAGAATCTCGCGCACTTTTGACAGCGTGTTGCCGGAGTCGATGATGTCCTCAACGATCAACACATCTTTGCCACGAATATCTTCATCCAGATCTTTCAGGATTTTCACATCACGGGTAGTGGACATGCCGCTGCCGTAGCTGGAGGCGGTCATAAAATCGACCTCATGGGGCACATGCACTTCACGGCACAGGTCTGCCATGAACATGAAAGAGCCGCGCAACAGACCGACCAGCACCATTTCGCTGCCGCTGTCCTTGTAATGTTCGGTGATTTGACGACCCAGTTCGGCGATACGCGCTTTGATCTCGGCTTCCGGGATCATCACTTCAACAGTATGTTTCATATTACTAACCAAATGATTTTAATGAAAATCTCTCAATGCTGGTGAATTCATCTCCGGCATCGATACGCAAGCCCGCCATTATATCAGCAAATGGATAACCCTGGCGTATGAGTTATAAAAAGCAAATATTGTGATTCCGATCACACTTGTTAATACCTATAATTAGTTGCTAGCAAATTATTAACAAAAACTGACGAGTACACTTTCTATGGCTGAAACAAACTCTAAACAGCCGCGTCTACTGGTGACATTAACAGCCGCATTCGCAGCCTTCTGCGCGCTGTATCTGTTAATCGGTGGCGTCTGGCTGGTCGCTTTAGGCGGCTCCTGGTACTACCCGATAGCGGGTCTGGTTATGGTTGCCGTAACCGTCCTGCTGTTGCGTAGAAAACAATCTGCACTGTGGCTGTATGCCGCCCTCCTTCTTGCCACCATGATCTGGGGCGTCTGGGAAGTCGGGTTTGACTTCTGGGCACTGACGCCGCGCAGCGACATCCTGGTATTCTTCGGTATCTGGCTGATCCTGCCGTTCGTGTGGCGTCGCCTGATTGTACCTTCCAGCGGTGCGGTGGCGGGCCTGGTTGTTGCCCTGCTGATTACCGGCGGCATCCTGACCTGGGCCGGTTTTAACGATCCACAGGAGATCAACGGTACGCTGAACGCGGAATCCACGCCTGCTGCGGCTATCTCTCAGGTGGCGGACGGCGACTGGCCTGCGTATGGTCGTAACCAGGAAGGTCAACGCTACTCTCCGCTGAAGCAGATCAACGCGGACAACGTGAAGAACCTGAAGGAAGCCTGGGTATTCCGTACCGGCGATGTGAAGATGCCGAACGATCCGGGCGAGCTGACCAACGAAGTCACGCCGATTAAAGTCGGCAATATGCTCTACCTGTGTACGGCGCACCAGCGTCTGTTCGCGCTCGACGCGGCCACCGGTAAAGAGAAATGGCACTTCGATCCGCAGCTGAACTCCAACCCGTCCTTCCAGCACGTCACCTGTCGTGGCGTCTCTTACCACGAAGCGCGCGCCGAGAATGCCAGCCCGGAAGTGGTTGCCGACTGTCCTCGCCGCATTATGCTGCCGGTGAACGATGGCCGTCTGTTCGCCATCAACGCCGAAACGGGCAAGCTGTGCGAAACCTTTGCCAACAAAGGTATCCTGAACCTGCAGACCAACATGCCGGACACCACGCCGGGTCTGTATGAGCCAACCTCACCGCCAATCATCACCGATAAAACCATCGTGATTGCCGGTTCGGTAACGGATAACTTCTCCACGCGTGAAACCTCCGGCGTTATCCGTGGTTTCGACGTGAACACCGGTAAACTGCTGTGGGCCTTCGACCCGGGCGCGAAAGATCCAAACGCGATCCCGTCGGACGAGCACACCTTTACCTTTAACTCGCCAAACTCCTGGGCACCAGCGGCGTATGACGCGAAGCTGGACCTGGTCTACCTGCCAATGGGTGTGACCACGCCAGATATCTGGGGCGGTAACCGCACGCCGGAGCAGGAGCGTTATGCAAGCGCTATCGTGGCGCTGAACGCGACCACCGGCAAGCTGGCGTGGAGCTATCAGACCGTTCACCACGATCTGTGGGATATGGATATGCCGTCCCAGCCGACGCTGGCGGACATTACCGTTGACGGCAAAACCGTTCCGGTGATTTACGCTCCGGCCAAGACGGGCAACATCTTCGTCCTGGATCGCAGCAACGGTAAGCTGGTTGTGCCAGCACCGGAAAAACCGGTTCCGCAGGGCGCGGCGAAAGGCGATTACGTCAGCAAAACCCAGCCGTTCTCTGACCTGAGCTTCCGTCCGAAGAAAGACCTCAGCGGTGCAGACATGTGGGGTGCCACCATGTTTGACCAGCTGGTATGCCGCGTGATGTTCCACCAGCTGCGCTATGAGGGCATCTTCACGCCGCCGTCTGAGCAGGGCACGCTGGTCTTCCCGGGTAACCTGGGGATGTTCGAGTGGGGCGGGATCTCCGTCGACCCGAACCGTCAGGTGGCGATTGCCAACCCGATGGCGCTGCCGTTCGTTTCCCGTCTGATCCCACGCGGTCCGGGTAACCCAATGGAGCAGCCGAAAGACGCGAAAGGCAGCGGTACCGAAGCCGGTATTCAGCCGCAGTACGGCGTGCCGTTTGGCGTAACGCTGAACCCGTTCCTGTCTCCGTTTGGTCTGCCGTGTAAACAGCCGGCCTGGGGTTATATCTCCGGTCTGGATCTGAAAACCAACCAGATCGTGTGGAAAAAACGTATTGGTACGCCACAGGACAGCATGCCGTTCCCGATGCCGGTTCCGGTGCCGTTCAATATGGGTATGCCGATGCTGGGTGGCCCAATTTCCACCGCCGGTAACGTGCTGTTCATCGCGGCAACCGCAGATAACTACCTGCGCGCGTACAACATGACCAACGGTGAAAAACTGTGGCAGGGCCGTCTGCCGGCTGGTGGACAGGCCACGCCGATGACCTATGAAGTGAATGGCAAGCAGTACGTTGTCATCTCAGCGGGCGGTCACGGTTCGTTTGGCACGAAGATGGGCGACTACATCGTCGCGTATGCGTTGCCTGACGATGCTAAGTAACTAAAAGAGCCGGGTGGCGGCTACGCCTTACCCGGCCTACGGAAAGATGCAAAACGGCAACTTCGGTTGCCGTTTTTGTGTTTGTTCCCTCTCCCCGTGGGAGAGGGCCAGGGTGAGGGCATCAGGCCGCACTGTTTTAAACAGTGAACCCGAGCATCATCCCCGTATCTTCATGCTCCAGCAGGTGGCAGTGCGCCATATAGGCAAACTCCTTCGGCGCCTCGTGGTCAAACTTCACCAGCACCTCGCTGACGCCACCCTCCACTCTCACCGTATCTTTCCAGCCCGCGCGATGCGCATCCGGCGCTTTACCGTTCTCTGTGAGAATGCGGAACTGTGTGCCGTGGATATGGAACGGATGCAGCATCATGTCCCCTTCGCCTGAAATCACCCAGCGCTCAAACTGCCCTTTTGTCGCAGCAAACATCGGCGTATTCATGTCGAACGCTTTGCCGTTGATCATATTGGCGTTGTGGAAATCAAAGCCATGGTCGCCGTGATTCATGTTTCCCATGCCGCCCATTTTGCCGTGGTCCATATTCATGTGTCCCATCATCTGGCCGTGCTGCATCCCCGCCATCGCCTTATCGCCATATTTCGCCATCAGCGCCTGCATGCCCATCATATCAAGCATCGGGTTCATGGAGAGCTGCAGCCTGCGCTGCGTAAGCCCCTCCAGCGACGGGAGAGCTGGCAAAGTGGTTAACGTATCAGGCAGCGTGCCGGATGCGGCCACCAGCAGCGGCTGAATATGCAGCACCGGATGCGGCTTATCAAACGGTGCGACCGCCATCCCCATCTGGCTCACCGGCAGCGTCACGAGGTCAAACGGCTTGCCGTCGCTGATATCCACCAGCACCTCAAAGCGTTCGCCCATGAGCATCGGCAGCTCGCTCACCTTCACCGGCTCCGGCAGCAGGCCGCCGTCGCTGGCTACCACATACAGCGGGCGTTTATCGCTGGCGGCAAAATTCAGCGAACGTGCGTTACAGCCGTTGAGCAGGCGCAGGCGCAGCCAGCCTTTCGGCGCGGCATGCTGCGGGTAGATAGCGCCGTTGGTCAGCAGCGTGTCGCCAAACAAGCCTACCGCCGCGCTCATCACGTCCAGCTGGTAGTCAATTTGCCCGTCAGCGTTGAATTTCTTGTCCTGCACAATCACCGGTACGTCGTCGATGCCCCACTGTTTCGGCAGGCGCAGCAGGCGGCTTTCGTCGTCTTCAATTAGCACCAGCCCCGCCAGCCCCATCGCCACCTGATGGCCCGTTTTGCCATGCTGATGCGGATGGAACCAGCAGGTCGCCGCGCGCTGATCGGGCGTAAAGGTGACGCTGCGCGTGCCGCCCGCGTTGATGATGCCCTGCGGCCCGCCGTCCACCTCGCCCGGCACTTCCAGCCCGTGCCAGTGCAGCGTCGTCTCTTCCGACAGTGTGTTATGGATATCGACGGTAACGGTTTTTCCTTTGCGCAGCTGGAGCGCCGGGCCAAGGAGATTTCCGTTATAGCCCCAGGTTGTGGCGGTATTTGCACCAAAGGTCGTTTTGCCCGATTGCACCACAAGCTGGATACGGCTTCGCGCATCAGCGGTCACTAAATCAGGGATGGGTAAGGCTGGCCTGTCAGCCGCGAGAACCGCGCGGCTCCAGAGAGGTAATGCGCTGGCAGCCCCCAGCACAGCGGAATATTTTAAAAAATCACGACGTTGCATGTTCATTTCCTTATTTCCTGCAGGCGATCTTTTGAGCATAAACCCTCCCCTTACCGGAAGGTCAAGTAAAGCGGCAATAATAAAGATCGTCGCACCGGCATCAAGTATGCTAACGTTAATTTTCCGTGAAGAAGTGGTAGAAGCAATGAAGACGTTTTTCAGGACAATTTTGTTCGGAAGCCTGATGGCAATGTGTGCGAACAGCTATGCGCTAAGTGAAAATGAAGCGGAAGATATGGCCGATTTAACGGCGGTTTTTGTATTCCTGAAAAATGATTGTGGCTACCAGAATTTACCCAACGGGCAGATTCGCCGCGCGCTGGTCTTTTTTGCCCAGCAAAACCAGTGGGATCTCAGCAACTACGACAGCTTCGACATGAAGGCGCTCGGCGAAGACAGCTACCGTGACTTGAGCGGTATTGGTATTCCCACTGCCAAAAAATGTAAAGCGCTGGCTCGCGACTCACTCAGCCTGCTCGCCTACGTCAAATAACCTTCCCGACGCCCCCTGTTGAACCTATAGCCGTGCAACCACGGTTATAGTTAGCTATCATGTTTCGCTCATTTTTTATGAGCGTAATGGATGTTTACACAGGAGGAGTCCGCGTATGGCCGACCACACGTTGTGGCATGAAACACTGCATGACCAGTTTGGTCAGTACTTTGCCGTTGATAACGTGCTCTATCATGAGAAAACCGATCACCAGGATCTCATCATCTTCGAAAACGCCGCCTTTGGCCGCGTGATGGCGCTGGACGGCGTGGTGCAAACCACCGAGCGCGACGAGTTTATCTATCACGAAATGATGACCCACGTTCCGCTGCTGGCGCACGGACACGCGAAGCATGTCCTGATTATCGGCGGTGGCGACGGCGCAATGCTGCGTGAAGTGTCCCGCCATCGTTCCATTGAAACCATCACCATGGTGGAAATCGACGCGGGCGTCGTCTCATTCTGCCGCCAGTACCTGCCCAACCACAATGCCGGCAGCTATGACGATCCGCGCTTTAGCCTGGTGATTGACGACGGCGTTAACTTTGTTAACCAGACCTCGCAGACCTTTGACGTCATAATCTCCGACTGCACCGACCCTATCGGCCCCGGCGCGTCGCTGTTTACCTCCTCCTTCTACGAAGGCTGCAAGCGCTGCCTGAACCCGGGCGGGATCTTCGTCGCACAAAATGGCGTCTGCTTCCTGCAGCAGGATGAAGCGCTCGACAGCCATCGTAAGCTCAGCACCTATTTCGAGGACGTCAGCTTCTATCAGGCGGCCATTCCGACGTACTACGGCGGGATCATGACCTTTGCCTGGGCGACGGATAACGACGTGCTGCGCCATCTATCCACCGAAATTATTCAGGCCCGTTTTCATCAGGCCGGTCTTCAGTGCCGATACTACAATCCGGCTATTCATACCGCAGCGTTTGCGCTGCCACAGTACCTGCAGGACGCATTATCCACTAAGGGGGTGAGCTAATTGAAAAAGCTTAAACTGCATGGCTTTAACAACCTGACGAAAAGCCTGAGTTTTTGTATTTACGATATCTGCTATGCCAAAACAGCGGAAGAACGCGATGGTTACATCGCCTATATCGACGAACTCTACAACGCCAACCGTCTGACCGAGATCCTGTCAGAAACCTGTTCCATTATTGGCGCAAACATCCTGAACATCGCCCGACAGGATTATGAACCCCAGGGCGCCAGCGTGACTATTCTGGTCAGCGAAGAGCCGGTCGACCCGAAGCTTATCGACAAAACGGAACATCCGGGCCCGCTGCCGGAAGTGGTCGTGGCCCACCTGGATAAAAGCCATATCTGCGTACATACCTACCCGGAGAGTCACCCGGAAGGCGGGCTGTGTACGTTCCGCGCCGATATTGAAGTGTCGACCTGCGGCGTGATTTCCCCGCTGAACGCGCTGAACTATTTAATTCACCAGCTGGAATCGGACATCGTCACCATTGACTACCGCGTGCGTGGTTTTACCCGCGATATCAACGGCATGAAGCATTTCATCGACCACGAGATCAACTCCATCCAGAACTTTATGTCCGAGGACATGAAATCGCTGTACGACATGATGGACGTGAACGTGTATCAGGAAAATATCTTCCATACCAAGATGTTACTGAAGGAATTCGACCTTAAGCACTATATGTTCCACACGAAGCCGGAAGATTTGAGCGAAGAAGAGCGTAAGGCAATTACTGACCTGCTCTGGAAAGAGATGCGCGAGATCTACTACGGCCGCAATATTCCGACCGTGTAAAAGTAAACCGGAGCAGGGATGCTCCGGTCTGTTATTTCTGTT encodes the following:
- a CDS encoding ABC transporter permease codes for the protein MTHLYWVALKSIWAKEINRFMRIWVQTLVPPVITMTLYFIIFGNLIGSRIGEMHGFTYMQFIVPGLIMMAVITNAYANVASSFFSAKFQRNIEELLVAPVPTHVIIAGYVGGGVARGLCVGILVTAISLFFVPFQVHSWLFVALTLLLTAILFSLAGLLNAVFAKTFDDISLIPTFVLTPLTYLGGVFYSLTLLPPFWQALSHLNPIVYMISGFRFGFLGISDVPLFTTVAVLVVFIIAFYLLCWSLIQRGRGLRS
- a CDS encoding ABC transporter ATP-binding protein; its protein translation is MAIALELEQLKKTYPGGVQALRGIDLKVEAGDFYALLGPNGAGKSTTIGIISSLVNKTSGRVSVFGYDLQKDVVNAKRQLGLVPQEFNFNPFETVQQIVVNQAGYYGVERKEALERSEKYLKQLDLWEKRNERARMLSGGMKRRLMIARALMHEPKLLILDEPTAGVDIELRRSMWGFLKDLNDKGTTIILTTHYLEEAEMLCRNIGIIQHGELVENTSMKNLLSKLKSETFILDLAAKSALPKLEGYNYRLVDTSTLEVEVLREQGINSVFSQLSAQGIQVLSMRNKANRLEELFVSLVHDKQGDKA
- a CDS encoding PTS sugar transporter subunit IIA; this encodes MLGWVITCHDEQAQEMLDKLEARFGPLVQCRAVNYWRGLSTNMLSRMMCDALHETDTGDGVIFLTDKSGAAPYRAAALLSHKHACCEVISGINLSLLALMYPQRGSLSSAEFRQAIVAQGVPGVSSLWHQQQKNPPFVLLHDLYKN
- the panC gene encoding pantoate--beta-alanine ligase translates to MLIIETLPLLRQHIRRARQEGKRIALVPTMGNLHDGHMKLVDEARARADIVVVSIFVNPMQFDRADDLARYPRTLQEDCEKLKKRHADIVFSPAPADVYPQGTDEATYVDVPGISTMLEGASRPGHFRGVSTIVSKLFNLVQPDVACFGEKDFQQLALIRKMVADMGYDIEIVGVPIVRAKDGLALSSRNGYLTADQRKIAPGLSKVMNTMAEQLLAKELTAEEIIALAEQALNDKGFRADDIQIRDADTLLELTQTSKRAVILVAAWLGQARLIDNKVVELA
- a CDS encoding polysaccharide deacetylase family protein, producing MLPRILFLLLMLISGVSSASLLSQQTLPAQYMQTTEDAAIWAQVGNSVINVGNVRAGQILAVVPAAADYYEFRFGFGTGFIDKGHLEPVQGKQRVEDSLGDLNKPLSNQNLITWKDTPVYNAPSSGSAPFGTLSANLRYPILNKLKDRLNQTWFQIRIGNRLAWISSLDAQEDNGLPILTYHHILRDEENTRFRHTSTTTSVRAFNNQMAWLRDQGYTTLTMYQLEGYVRNKMNLPAKSVVITFDDGLKSVSRYAYPVLKEYGFKATAFIISSRIKGHPQKWDPKSLQFMSVQEIKGIQDVFDIQSHTHFLHRVDGYKHPILLSRSYHVILFDFERSRRALAQFNPRVLYLSYPFGGYDNKAIKAANDAGFHLAVTTVKGKVKPGDNPFLLKRLYILRTDSLETMSRLISNQPQG
- the hpt gene encoding hypoxanthine phosphoribosyltransferase gives rise to the protein MKHTVEVMIPEAEIKARIAELGRQITEHYKDSGSEMVLVGLLRGSFMFMADLCREVHVPHEVDFMTASSYGSGMSTTRDVKILKDLDEDIRGKDVLIVEDIIDSGNTLSKVREILSLREPKSLAICTLLDKPDRREVQVPVEFVGFSIPDEFVVGYGIDYAQRYRHLPYVGKVVLLDE
- the can gene encoding carbonate dehydratase, coding for MNNIDTLISNNALWSKMLVEEDPGFFGKLAQAQNPRFLWIGCSDSRVPAERLTGLEPGELFVHRNVANLVIHTDLNCLSVVQYAVDVLQVEHIIICGHYGCGGVQAAVENTELGLIDNWLLHIRDIWFKHSSLLGEMPQERRMDTLCELNVMEQVYNLGHSTIMQSAWKRGQKVSIHGWAYGIHDGLLRNLEVTATNRETLEQRYRSGIANLQLKHVNHK
- the panD gene encoding aspartate 1-decarboxylase — protein: MIRKMLQGKLHRVKVTQADLHYEGSCAIDQDFLDAAGILENEAIDIWNVNNGKRFSTYAIAAERGSKIISVNGAAAHCADVGDIVIIASFVMMSDEEARRWQPKVAYFEGDNDMKRTAKAIPVQVA